The Spiroplasma corruscae DNA window CCTGAAGCTAAGAAAATATTACAAAGAATCAATTCTACAATCGTTTCAATTATATTTGCGATTGTATTAGTATGGTTATGTTTAAGTGCCGTAATAATATTACTAACTATAAATCTAGTTATAAATGATAACAAAAAAATTATTTCTTCAATGAAAATATTAGGTTATAAAGATATTTACATAGCAAAATTATTTATATTTATATATGTTCCAATTGTTATAGTTAGTGCTATATTTGGTTTTATTGTTTGTTACTTTGCAATAGCGGCCTTACTAAGTCTATTCTACTCGTCTATTGTTTTACCAATGATATTCTTATGGTGATACTTTATTCCAGGTGTTATAGGTTCTTGACTATTGTATATTGTAAGTGTTAACTTAAGTTGATTCTCACTAAAAAGATTAAATATGCTACATATTGTTATGGGGGGTTAGAAATGAAAAAGTTATTAATTAAATGTCTTAGTTTATTTATAATGTTATCTCCAGTAGCAACATTATCTTGTGCAAATGATATGTCTTGAAACAATATTGAAAGGCCTGATCCAATTTTACCAATAAGCAAAAAAGGCTTTGATAATATCAATGTTGAAGATATTGAGATGGATAGATTTTTATATTGTAATGATGTAATTGACTTACTTAATGATAAGTTAACTAAAGGCGGTTACTTACTTGATGCATTAAATTATGATGTATTTAAAAATGAACAAAAAATAAGTATTGACGATAATTTATATAGAAATGGTAGTTATAAATTTATTATTACAAATAAAAATAATAAAGAAGATGAAATAACATTTTATTTAAAAATAACTAATTCATTGTATCTTAGTGATAATTTTAGTATTACAGACATAGGTACAATCTATGATGAAAGACCAAGCTCGATTTTAATGGGGTTAATATTTAATAATCTTAGTATGATTAATCAATTACAAAGAATTGCAGATGAATTAAGAAATCCAAATAATTATATATATAAAAGCGATGCCTCTGGAGCGACAATAGAAATAAATAATAAAAAACCAACTAAGCCACCAACAACTTTTTATGGTAGTTTGGATATTAATTACAATGTTAGTTATTTTAAGCCCTCAGAACAAAATATAGATTTTCCAGCGACAATTAAACAATTGGTAAAAGATAATGACAATAATAAAGATGTTATTACAGAAATGGGTAACATTAGTGATAAAACACCTTATGGAGTAATAATGAATTTTATTGCAAAAAATCAAATAAATTATAATTATTGAAGTATATTATTAAATGATCTTGATTTTGATAAATTTAAAATAGAAAACGGAAAGGAACAATATTCATACACTATGAATATATATTCTAAAGAATATGAGAAAGTTGAGTTAACTCCATCAACTCCTGAGTTACAAAATGGTGATTATAATAAGAAATCACATTTTATAAATGATGAAGAGGGACTAGAATTAAAATTCACATCATTGAACTAAAACCTTTTATAAAAGGTTTTTTTAATAGTATAATTAAAAAGTTATATTTTTTAATTACTTCTTATATAATCATATTGTTAAAGGTAAATTAAATGGGAAAGTCAAATAAATTATTTTTTTTAAAAGATTATATATCAAATAAAAATATTCAAGTAGGTACTTATAGTTACCTATACACTTTTAAAGGTGAAAAAGGTGCTCAGGAGTTTCAAAATTTTAATGTATTATATCATTTCCCAGATATTTATAATGATTGATTAAGAATAGGAAATTATTGTGCTATAGCTGATGATGTTAAATTCTTAATGAATGGAGCAAATCATCGTATTGAAACGCTATCAACATTCCCATTTGAATTATTTAAAGAGTTCGAACATAAAATAAGTATCAAAAACAATAAAGAATATAAGGACACAATAGTGGGCCATGATGTTTGAATAGGTAATAATGTAATGGTTTTACCAGGAATAGAAATTGGTAATGGTTCAATAATTGGAGCAGGTTCGGTAGTTACAAAAGACGTAAAACCTTATTCAATAGTGGCCGGAAACCCTGCTAAGTTTATTAGGATGAGAATTGATGATGAAAAAATTAATTACCTTGAAAATTTAAAATGATGGGACAAACCAATTAACGAGATAAAAGAGCTTATAAATGATTTAACTAATATTAATAGTTATATAAAATAGCAAGAGGTGGTATTAAATGATTCAAAAACCAAGAGGTACAGAAGATTTATTTGGAGATAAAGCTAAACAATATCTAGCATTAGAACTAATTATTAGAAATATTGCAGAGAATTTTAATTTTAATGAAATAAAAACCCCAATGTTTGAAAGCTCTGATTTATTTAAGAGTAATGTTGGTGAGTCGACTGACATAGTAACAAAAGAAATGTATAATTTTTTAGATAAAAAAAATAGAGAATTAACTTTAAGACCAGAAGGAACTGTACCAACTGTTAGGGCAATTATTGAAAATAAATTGTATATTCAGGAAAATTTACCATTAAAGCTGTTTTATTTTTCTAAAATGTTTAGATATGAAAGACCTCAAAAGGGTAGAATGAGAGAATTTAGTCAGTTTGGGGTTGAAGTATTTGGTCCAAACAGTCCAGAATTAGATTCAGAATTAATCTCATTTTGTTTCATGATATTAAACTCTATAGGGTTAAAAAATTATAAGTTAAATATTAATTATATAGTCACTAATGAAGAAAGAAAAAAATATATTGTAGAGTTAAAAAAATACTTATCTTCAAAAAAACTCTGTGATGATTGTGCTACGAGAATAAATACAAATCTACTTAGAGTATTAGATTGCAAGATTGATAGACATCAATTTGATGACATAATCGATATGAAAGACTTCTTGAGTGAAGAAGATAAAAAGTTCTATAATGAACTAAAGAGAAATATTAAAAATATAGGAATTGAATTTATAGAAGACAAGAAGTTAGTAAGAGGACTAGATTATTACACTGGTCTTGTATATGAAATTGTCGACCAAGATGGTATTACTATAATTGGTGGTGGAAGATATAATAATCTTGTTGAAAAAATGGCAAACATAAACTTACAAGCATCAGGTTTTGGTGTTGGAATGGAAAGATTATTAATCTCATTAGATAACCAAAATATTAGCTTATTTGAAAGTTATAAATTAGATGCATTTTTAATAGCGCTTACAGATAAAGCAAAAGCATTGTCTAATATATTATTATTTATGCTAAGAAACTCAAATTTAAAAGTAGATTTGGAATATATGAATAAAAACTTAAAATCTGCATTTAAATCAGCAGAAAGGTATAATCCAAAAAGCATAATTATTATTGGTGATAATGAAATTAAGGAAAATGTAGTAATAATTAAAAATCAAGATACAAAAAAAGAAGAAAAAGTATCTTTTGATAAAATTGTTGATTATTTAAAAAAGGGGTAATTATGAAAAGAACACATAGTTGTGGAGAGTTAACATTAAAAAATATTAATACTGAAGTAATAATTCAGGGATGGATATCAAAAATTAGAAGATTAGGAGCAATGACTTTTATTGATTTGAGAGATATTCATGGAATTACACAATTAGTTATTGGAGAAAATAGTAGTATAAATGTTTCAAATCTAAAATCCGAGTATGTAATTGAAGTTGTGGGAATTGTATTAGAGCGAAAGTCAAAAAACTTAGATATTAAGACTGGTGAAATTGAAATAGATGTTAAAGAGTTAATTATTATCAACGAATCTGAATTAACACCATTTGAAATAAGAGACAATATTGAAGCACAAGAAGATACAAGATTAAAATACAGATATTTAGATTTAAGAAGACCTGAAATGCAAGAAAAGTTTGTTATTAGACATAAAGTTTATCAATGTATTAGAAATTATTTTAGCGACAATAGTTTCATCGAAATAGAAACACCAGTATTTGGTAAGTCTACACCAGAAGGTGCTCGTGACTTTTTAATTCCCTCAAGGTTAAATAAAAATAAATTTTATGCTCTACCACAATCTCCTCAACTTTATAAACAATTATTTATGATCTCTGGATTTGATAGATATTTTCAAATTGTTAAGTGTTTTAGAGATGAAGATTTAAGGATTGATAGACAACTTGAGTTTACACAACTTGATATGGAAATGTCTTTTGCTGAACCAGAAGATATTATGAATATGATTGAAAATATGCTTAAAACTATTATGAAAAGCATAAAAAACATAGACATAGAAGATAATTTTATTAGATTAGATTATAATGAAGCTATTGATAAGTATGGTATTGATAAACCTGATTTAAGATTTGGTTTAGAAATTAAAACTTTAAATAAAATTTTTTCTAACACAGAGATTAATCTATTTAAAGATTTAAAAAATAAATCAATTAGATCTATATGTGTTGAAAAATCTTTATCAAAAAAAGAAGTAGAATATCTAACTGAGGTTGCAAAACAAAACTCAGTTAACATCTTAGGTTTTGCTAAGTTTGATACTAATGAATGAACTGGTTCGGTTGGTTCAAAGCTAAGTGAAAAAGAAAAAAAATTATTAATTGAAGAGTTTAATATTAAAATAGAATCTACAGTTCTGTTTATTGTGGAAGAATATAATGTCGCAAGTAAGGCTATGGGAGCGATAAGAAATGCGTGTGGAAGTTTGTTGCAATTAATTAAATCAAATGATTTCAAATTTTTATGAGTAGTTAACTTCCCTTTATTTGAATATTCTGATGATGAAGATCGATATGTTGCTGCTCATCATCCCTTTACTATGCCAGCAAATGAATGTTTAAATAATTTTGATAAAGATTTAGCCAATGCAAAAGCTAAAGCGTATGATGTTGTATTAAACGGATTTGAAATAGGTGGAGGAAGTCAAAGAATTACTGATAAAGAAGTTCAAACAAGAATGTTTAAAGCTATTGGTTTCTCCGAAGAAAAAATTCAAGAAAACTTTGGTTGATTTGTTAATGCATATAAATACGGTGCGCCTTATCATTCTGGTTGTGCAATCGGATTGGATAGACTATGCATGTTATTAACTGAAAGTAGTTCAATTAGAGAAGTTATCGCTTTTCCAAAAAACTCTTCAGGAGTTGATCCAATGACAAATGCACCGGACTTAGTATCGAATGATCAACTTAATGAATTAAATATCAAAACAAATATTAATTAAAATTTTTTAATAATTTATATGAATAATATGAAAATGAATAATTAAAATTAACAAGTTCTAAAGTTAGTGAAGATATTTTTAAATAAGTTTCTTCACTAATTTTCTTTTTTCTAAATAGAGTTTTTGCGTATTTTATAATTTTATTAAGGGTATCATTTACAATTAAAATTTGCTTATCTGGAACTACAACGTCGTTAGTTAATAATTTAATATATTCATCATCCTCTAATGCTTTCAATACTTCTTTTTTATAGATAACAAATAGTTTAAAAATAGTATCATTAACAAGTTTTAAATAATGAATTGAAAGTTCTGATATTGTATCTGTTTGTATATCGTCATAATATTTAATAGTTATTTCGATAAAATTTGCTCATCCAAGTAAATAAGAATAATCAACAAATATTTTATAAAACTTTGAATATATTTTTAAATTTGCTTTTAAAGAATCTGATTTCTGATTCAAAAAGTTATTAAAATTACTTACTTCTCTTAAAAATTTAATATATTGTGTATAACTTCCGGGGTAATCAATTTTAAATTTTAAATCACTTCTTTGAAATTTAAAAAGCCATTTTTTTAGTTTTTTAACTTGTTTTTTTATACTTTGTTGTCAAAAAGGACGTACATTTCTTAAGTTATTAATGCTTGTTTCATTTACTTTGTAGGCTCTTAAATATTGGATCATATTATTTTCTTTCTAGTAAAATGTCATATATTATTAATATATATCAAAAAGGAAAAATATGTTAGGAAAGTATAATTTTACAAAAGATCAATATTTAATATTCAAGCCTTTTTTCGAGGAAGTTTTAGTTACTCTAGATACATTACTTTTATTAATTGATAAAGATTTGAAGATATCAACAGTATATCGAAAGAGTTTTGATGATGTATTAAATGCTTTTAATAACATTACATATATTGATGATTTCAATGATTTTAAAGATAATTACAAGTTGTTTTATCAGGATATATTAAATACATTAATTGTGGAAAATAAAAAAAGAGTTGTTGATCGCCACATTGTATTAAAGTTTATTGAGCAATCCGCTGAGTTGATTAGAATATCAGATTTAGCAGCTAAAATTAGTTATGAAAATGTCCTTTCAGGTAACGAAGTATTAAATATTGACGATACTATTGCTATTATTTGAAACGAAATAAAAAAACATACTTCTCATATTGAATATTATAATAAAAATTACCCTA harbors:
- a CDS encoding CatB-related O-acetyltransferase; this translates as MGKSNKLFFLKDYISNKNIQVGTYSYLYTFKGEKGAQEFQNFNVLYHFPDIYNDWLRIGNYCAIADDVKFLMNGANHRIETLSTFPFELFKEFEHKISIKNNKEYKDTIVGHDVWIGNNVMVLPGIEIGNGSIIGAGSVVTKDVKPYSIVAGNPAKFIRMRIDDEKINYLENLKWWDKPINEIKELINDLTNINSYIK
- the hisS gene encoding histidine--tRNA ligase gives rise to the protein MIQKPRGTEDLFGDKAKQYLALELIIRNIAENFNFNEIKTPMFESSDLFKSNVGESTDIVTKEMYNFLDKKNRELTLRPEGTVPTVRAIIENKLYIQENLPLKLFYFSKMFRYERPQKGRMREFSQFGVEVFGPNSPELDSELISFCFMILNSIGLKNYKLNINYIVTNEERKKYIVELKKYLSSKKLCDDCATRINTNLLRVLDCKIDRHQFDDIIDMKDFLSEEDKKFYNELKRNIKNIGIEFIEDKKLVRGLDYYTGLVYEIVDQDGITIIGGGRYNNLVEKMANINLQASGFGVGMERLLISLDNQNISLFESYKLDAFLIALTDKAKALSNILLFMLRNSNLKVDLEYMNKNLKSAFKSAERYNPKSIIIIGDNEIKENVVIIKNQDTKKEEKVSFDKIVDYLKKG
- the aspS gene encoding aspartate--tRNA ligase — translated: MKRTHSCGELTLKNINTEVIIQGWISKIRRLGAMTFIDLRDIHGITQLVIGENSSINVSNLKSEYVIEVVGIVLERKSKNLDIKTGEIEIDVKELIIINESELTPFEIRDNIEAQEDTRLKYRYLDLRRPEMQEKFVIRHKVYQCIRNYFSDNSFIEIETPVFGKSTPEGARDFLIPSRLNKNKFYALPQSPQLYKQLFMISGFDRYFQIVKCFRDEDLRIDRQLEFTQLDMEMSFAEPEDIMNMIENMLKTIMKSIKNIDIEDNFIRLDYNEAIDKYGIDKPDLRFGLEIKTLNKIFSNTEINLFKDLKNKSIRSICVEKSLSKKEVEYLTEVAKQNSVNILGFAKFDTNEWTGSVGSKLSEKEKKLLIEEFNIKIESTVLFIVEEYNVASKAMGAIRNACGSLLQLIKSNDFKFLWVVNFPLFEYSDDEDRYVAAHHPFTMPANECLNNFDKDLANAKAKAYDVVLNGFEIGGGSQRITDKEVQTRMFKAIGFSEEKIQENFGWFVNAYKYGAPYHSGCAIGLDRLCMLLTESSSIREVIAFPKNSSGVDPMTNAPDLVSNDQLNELNIKTNIN